Proteins encoded in a region of the Anoxybacillus amylolyticus genome:
- a CDS encoding TerC family protein: MISEYVTSILLIIGIDLILGGDNAVVIAMASRNLPEHKRNTAIVLGTTLAIIVRILLTATVVILLKIPFLQFAGGCLLLWISFKLLVQKENAHAHIKSETSLWKAVQTIVVADVVMGLDNVVAIAGAANGHPSLVVFGFLVSVPIIILGSKFILYSMERYPFLLYIGAALLAYTAGKMLTAEERMQFLYDNIPLVRPFLPFLTALLIVLFGGAAKKRHRFT; the protein is encoded by the coding sequence ATGATAAGCGAATATGTGACATCTATCCTTCTCATCATCGGCATTGATCTCATTCTTGGTGGAGATAACGCAGTCGTCATCGCAATGGCAAGCCGCAATTTACCAGAGCATAAGCGCAATACTGCCATCGTCCTCGGCACCACTCTTGCCATTATAGTACGAATTTTGTTGACTGCTACCGTTGTCATACTGTTGAAAATCCCTTTTTTGCAGTTTGCCGGTGGCTGTTTATTGCTTTGGATTTCGTTTAAATTATTAGTTCAAAAAGAAAATGCCCATGCGCACATTAAGTCGGAAACGTCTCTTTGGAAAGCGGTACAAACGATTGTCGTCGCGGATGTCGTCATGGGATTAGATAACGTGGTCGCCATTGCTGGCGCTGCCAACGGCCATCCGTCGCTTGTCGTATTCGGCTTTCTTGTTTCTGTTCCGATTATCATTTTAGGCAGTAAATTCATTCTTTATTCCATGGAGCGGTATCCTTTTCTTCTTTATATCGGAGCGGCGCTGTTAGCCTACACCGCTGGAAAAATGTTAACCGCAGAAGAACGGATGCAATTTTTGTACGATAATATCCCTCTTGTCCGTCCTTTTCTCCCGTTTCTTACAGCTTTACTCATTGTCTTGTTCGGGGGAGCGGCAAAAAAACGACATCGTTTCACGTAA
- a CDS encoding ABC transporter ATP-binding protein, translating to MAEKQKLIEIKNLKQYFPVGHGQVIKAVDGVTFDIYKGETLGLVGESGCGKSTTGRTIIGLYQATDGEVLFNGVSVHAKKSSQELKELKRKMQMIFQDPYASLNPRMTVADIIAEGIDIHGLAKTKEERMKRVYELLETVGLNREHANRYPHEFSGGQRQRIGIARALAVEPEFIIADEPISALDVSIQAQVVNLMKKLQREKGLTYLFIAHDLSMVKYISDRIGVMYFGKMVELAEAEELYRNPIHPYTKALLSAIPLPDPETERVRRRTVYDPSQHNYKEGEPLEFREITPGHFVLCSEDEYKKYKAMYS from the coding sequence ATGGCTGAAAAACAAAAACTAATTGAAATTAAAAATTTAAAACAATATTTCCCGGTTGGGCACGGGCAAGTGATTAAAGCCGTCGACGGTGTAACGTTCGATATTTACAAAGGCGAAACGCTGGGGCTTGTAGGGGAGTCTGGCTGCGGAAAGTCGACGACAGGACGGACGATTATCGGGCTATATCAAGCAACGGACGGGGAAGTGTTGTTTAACGGCGTGAGCGTTCATGCGAAAAAGTCGTCCCAAGAATTAAAAGAGTTGAAGCGGAAAATGCAAATGATTTTCCAAGACCCGTACGCTTCGCTCAATCCTCGGATGACTGTTGCCGATATTATTGCGGAAGGCATTGACATTCATGGGCTAGCGAAAACGAAAGAAGAGCGCATGAAGCGCGTCTATGAGCTGCTTGAAACGGTCGGATTGAACCGCGAACATGCGAACCGTTATCCGCACGAGTTTTCCGGTGGACAGCGCCAGCGGATCGGGATTGCGCGCGCGTTAGCCGTAGAGCCGGAATTTATTATTGCCGATGAGCCGATTTCCGCGCTCGACGTATCGATTCAAGCGCAAGTCGTCAACTTAATGAAAAAATTGCAGCGAGAAAAAGGGTTAACCTACTTATTTATTGCCCACGACCTTTCCATGGTCAAATACATTAGCGACCGCATCGGTGTCATGTATTTCGGAAAAATGGTTGAATTGGCTGAGGCGGAAGAATTGTATCGCAATCCAATCCACCCATATACAAAAGCGTTGCTGTCGGCGATCCCGCTTCCAGATCCAGAAACAGAACGGGTGCGCAGACGAACCGTTTACGATCCGTCCCAGCATAACTATAAAGAAGGCGAACCGCTTGAATTCCGCGAAATTACACCAGGGCATTTTGTGTTATGTTCGGAAGACGAATACAAAAAGTATAAAGCGATGTATAGCTGA
- a CDS encoding ABC transporter ATP-binding protein: MEKLLEVKDLQVSFQTYGGEVQAVRGVSFHLNKGETLAIVGESGSGKSVTSQTIMRLIPTPPGKIKSGKIIFNGEDLAKKTDKEMEAIRGKDIGMIFQDPMTSLNPTMKVGHQIMEVLVKHLKMDKAAAKERAIELLRLVGIPFPEKRVNQYPHEFSGGMRQRAMIAVALASNPKLLIADEPTTALDVTIQAQILELMKDLQKKMGTSIIFITHDLGVVANVADRVAVMYAGKIVEMGTVDEIFYDPRHPYTWGLLASMPSLDSDDKSELAAIPGTPPDLTNPPKGDAFAPRNPYAMKIDFELEPPMFKISDTHYAATWLLHPDAPKVEPPEAVKKRLRQLSSNYPQPVIVKESE, from the coding sequence ATGGAAAAGTTATTGGAGGTAAAAGACTTACAAGTATCCTTCCAAACGTATGGGGGAGAAGTACAAGCGGTCCGCGGCGTCAGCTTTCATTTGAATAAAGGCGAAACACTGGCGATTGTTGGGGAGTCTGGTTCCGGAAAAAGTGTGACATCACAAACGATTATGCGCTTAATTCCAACACCACCAGGAAAAATTAAGAGCGGAAAAATCATTTTTAATGGTGAAGATTTAGCGAAAAAAACAGATAAAGAAATGGAAGCGATTCGTGGAAAAGATATCGGGATGATTTTCCAAGATCCGATGACATCGCTCAACCCGACGATGAAAGTCGGGCATCAGATTATGGAAGTATTAGTGAAACATTTGAAAATGGACAAGGCAGCTGCGAAAGAACGGGCAATTGAGTTGTTGCGCCTTGTTGGTATTCCGTTTCCGGAAAAAAGGGTGAATCAATATCCTCATGAATTTTCCGGTGGAATGCGGCAGCGGGCGATGATTGCCGTGGCGTTAGCATCCAATCCGAAATTGCTCATTGCAGACGAGCCGACAACGGCATTGGACGTAACGATTCAAGCACAAATTTTAGAATTAATGAAAGATTTACAGAAAAAAATGGGAACGTCAATCATTTTTATTACGCATGATTTAGGGGTCGTTGCAAACGTTGCTGATCGTGTGGCAGTCATGTACGCAGGAAAAATTGTCGAAATGGGAACGGTCGATGAAATTTTTTATGATCCGAGACACCCGTATACGTGGGGACTACTTGCTTCGATGCCAAGCCTTGATAGCGATGATAAATCGGAGCTTGCAGCCATCCCTGGAACACCGCCGGATTTAACGAATCCGCCAAAAGGAGATGCGTTTGCTCCACGTAATCCATATGCGATGAAAATTGATTTTGAACTAGAACCACCGATGTTCAAAATTTCCGATACACATTATGCCGCAACGTGGCTGCTTCATCCAGATGCGCCGAAAGTAGAGCCGCCTGAAGCAGTAAAGAAACGGTTGCGCCAACTCTCCTCTAACTATCCACAACCAGTTATTGTAAAGGAGAGTGAATAA
- the spxA gene encoding transcriptional regulator SpxA — MVKLYTSPSCTSCRKAKIWLEEHDIPYVERNIFAEPLTIEEIKEILRMTETGTDEIISTRSKIFQKLNINLETLPLQDLYEIIQKHPGILRRPIIIDEKRLQVGYNEDEIRRFLPRKVRAYQLREAQRLVNQ, encoded by the coding sequence ATGGTCAAATTGTATACATCCCCTAGCTGCACATCGTGCCGGAAAGCAAAAATCTGGCTAGAAGAGCACGATATACCGTATGTTGAGCGAAATATTTTTGCGGAGCCGTTAACGATTGAAGAAATTAAAGAAATTCTTCGTATGACCGAAACGGGGACAGACGAAATTATTTCGACTCGTTCAAAAATTTTCCAGAAACTTAATATAAATCTCGAAACATTGCCACTTCAAGATTTATATGAGATCATTCAAAAACATCCGGGCATTTTGCGGAGACCGATTATAATCGACGAAAAACGTCTGCAAGTCGGCTATAACGAAGACGAGATTCGCCGCTTTTTGCCGCGGAAAGTGCGCGCTTATCAACTTCGGGAAGCACAGCGCCTTGTCAACCAGTGA
- the mecA gene encoding adaptor protein MecA has translation MEMERINEHTVKFYISYVDIEERGFDREEIWYNRERSEELFWEMMDEVHNEGDFSLDGPLWIQVQALDKGLEVLVTKAQISKDGSKLELPLPEERLREFPVDERIEELLDQHFHIERDQELIPEDDESILHFTISFKDIEDVIALAHRADFSHIRNRLFLFEGRYYLYVEFSEEYTEAEVDNWLCMLLEFGNDSPVTIHRLEEYGKEIIHENALATLATHFPLK, from the coding sequence ATGGAAATGGAACGCATTAATGAGCATACGGTGAAGTTTTATATTTCGTACGTTGATATAGAGGAACGCGGATTTGACCGTGAAGAAATTTGGTATAACCGCGAACGAAGCGAAGAGTTATTTTGGGAAATGATGGATGAAGTCCATAACGAAGGGGATTTTTCGCTAGACGGACCGCTTTGGATTCAAGTGCAAGCACTTGACAAAGGGCTTGAAGTGCTTGTGACAAAAGCGCAAATTTCAAAAGACGGGAGCAAGTTAGAACTTCCGCTTCCAGAAGAGCGGTTACGCGAATTTCCGGTCGATGAACGAATTGAAGAACTTCTTGACCAACATTTTCACATTGAACGCGACCAAGAGTTGATACCGGAAGACGATGAAAGTATTTTACATTTTACGATTTCTTTTAAAGATATTGAAGACGTTATTGCTTTGGCGCATCGTGCAGATTTTTCACACATCCGAAATCGGTTGTTTTTATTTGAAGGACGCTACTACTTATACGTCGAATTTTCCGAAGAGTATACGGAAGCTGAAGTGGACAATTGGCTCTGCATGTTGTTAGAATTCGGGAACGATTCGCCAGTTACTATCCATCGATTAGAAGAGTATGGAAAAGAGATTATTCATGAAAATGCGTTAGCGACGTTAGCAACCCATTTTCCATTAAAGTAA
- a CDS encoding ABC transporter permease translates to MQQISKEMFQPASVDLSEAEKISKPSLSFWKDVSIRFRKNKLAMFGLVLLALLLFMAIFGPHMTKYDYSTNDLMNTNKPPSAEHWFGTDDLGRDIFTRTWYGARISLFIGLAAALIDLFIGVLWGGIAGFRGGRTDDVMMRIADILWAVPYLLLVILLMVVLGQGLGTMILAMTITGWINMARIVRGQVLQLKSQEYVLAAQTLGANTSRIMFKHLIPNAMGPILVTLTLSIPSAIFTEAFLSYLGLGVPQPLASWGTMASEGVQALQYYPWRLFFPATFICLTIFAFNVVGDGLRDALDPRLRK, encoded by the coding sequence ATGCAGCAAATTTCAAAAGAAATGTTTCAACCTGCATCGGTTGATTTAAGTGAGGCGGAAAAAATTTCGAAGCCGAGTTTGTCCTTTTGGAAAGACGTTTCGATTCGTTTTCGCAAAAATAAATTAGCAATGTTTGGTCTAGTATTATTAGCTTTGTTATTATTTATGGCGATTTTCGGTCCGCATATGACGAAATACGATTACTCGACAAATGACTTAATGAATACAAACAAACCACCTTCAGCAGAACATTGGTTTGGAACGGACGACCTTGGTCGTGACATTTTCACTCGCACATGGTATGGGGCGCGCATTTCGTTATTTATCGGGCTAGCGGCAGCGTTAATCGATTTATTCATCGGTGTCCTTTGGGGAGGAATTGCTGGATTCCGCGGTGGAAGAACAGACGACGTGATGATGCGGATTGCTGATATTTTATGGGCGGTTCCTTATTTGCTGTTAGTTATTTTATTAATGGTCGTGTTAGGGCAAGGGTTAGGTACGATGATTTTAGCGATGACGATTACCGGTTGGATTAACATGGCGCGGATTGTACGCGGACAAGTGCTGCAGTTGAAAAGCCAAGAGTACGTGTTAGCAGCGCAAACGTTAGGGGCAAACACGTCAAGAATTATGTTTAAACATTTAATTCCGAACGCAATGGGACCAATTCTTGTCACATTGACATTATCGATTCCATCCGCTATTTTTACGGAAGCATTTTTAAGCTACTTAGGTCTTGGGGTACCACAACCTTTAGCGAGCTGGGGAACGATGGCTTCTGAAGGGGTACAAGCGTTGCAATATTATCCATGGCGTCTATTCTTCCCGGCTACGTTCATTTGCTTAACGATTTTTGCGTTTAACGTTGTCGGTGACGGGTTGCGTGATGCATTAGATCCGAGATTGCGTAAGTAA